The following proteins are encoded in a genomic region of Cryptomeria japonica chromosome 11, Sugi_1.0, whole genome shotgun sequence:
- the LOC131065064 gene encoding uncharacterized protein LOC131065064 — protein sequence MADDGNMDLNLNLSPPSMPPLSPPHLGLALGLGAAGDSSNDGILIDEDMFPRRLCRRGLGLGLNILPDHPQDSGGDNGGGRGGGGGMSVEEEEEEALHGLLRHPEVQSYRSMGRRRWRRHVRRIRPTVLDASPISVRSEPMSPFIILRAIDHGNSSDNDGEIPKGKPSSPPVGEVAKQADEIDNSASNFECNICLDISRDPVVTTCGHLFCWPCLYQWLHVHSVSKECPVCKGEVTDNNITPIYGRGNCEAQCGESNIGEDGDKIQIPPRPHAHRTESLRQRIGRPISRRFVEAIRLTRRQDGQPNDIRVDGDRDADANRQEGSEGVENLLGAAADQILSRLRLVQLQRRSSDLRRGSDLQRAGAGAGTGGGVGAGNVTGAGERERWQMRHLLSRRALLRMREGERERERERERETFWEHMEFNRLHRSERASSERLAAIRERVASMEGMIEALTGQSRNSNAHPVSTSTNVPAEEQAVQGATRIAVSEDRPSVSSTNAIIQTGSTEQDSGRSSSPQRRPTGASPSLDVDGELLHIRKRRRLN from the coding sequence ATGGCCGACGATGGAAATATGGATCTGAATTTGAATCTAAGCCCGCCGTCGATGCCCCCGCTTTCGCCACCTCATTTGGGGTTAGCGCTAGGGTTGGGAGCTGCCGGGGATTCCTCCAATGACGGAATATTGATCGACGAGGATATGTTTCCAAGACGCCTGTGCCGGCGGGGGTTGGGGTTGGGGTTGAATATTTTGCCTGATCATCCGCAGGATTCCGGTGGTGACAACggtggagggagaggaggaggaggaggtatgagcgtggaggaggaagaggaagaggcgtTGCACGGGCTGTTACGGCACCCCGAGGTTCAGAGTTATAGATCGATGGGGAGGCGCCGCTGGAGGCGCCATGTTAGGCGTATCAGGCCGACCGTTCTGGATGCAAGCCCTATTTCTGTCAGGAGCGAGCCTATGTCTCCTTTTATTATTTTGAGGGCTATCGATCATGGGAACTCTAGTGATAATGACGGGGAAATTCCCAAGGGAAAACCTAGCAGCCCGCCGGTCGGAGAAGTTGCCAAACAAGCGGATGAAATCGACAATAGTGCTTCGAATTTCGAATGTAATATTTGCCTTGACATCTCCAGGGATCCTGTGGTCACAACCTGTGGCCATTTGTTTTGTTGGCCTTGCCTTTATCAGTGGCTTCACGTTCACTCTGTCTCGAAAGAATGCCCTGTATGTAAGGGGGAGGTGACCGACAACAATATCACTCCAATTTATGGGCGGGGCAATTGTGAAGCTCAGTGTGGCGAGAGCAACATTGGagaagatggagataaaattcAGATCCCTCCCCGTCCTCACGCGCACAGAACAGAAAGTCTAAGGCAAAGGATCGGCAGGCCTATTTCCAGGCGGTTTGTGGAAGCAATTAGGTTAACCAGGAGACAGGATGGTCAGCCAAATGACATTAGGGTAGATGGTGATAGGGATGCAGATGCCAACAGGCAGGAGGGCTCAGAGGGCGTGGAAAATTTGCTCGGAGCTGCGGCTGATCAGATTCTGAGTCGACTGCGGCTTGTGCAATTGCAGAGACGCAGTTCCGATTTGAGACGAGGTTCTGATTTACAGAGAGCAGGAGCAGGAGCAGGAACTGGAGGCGGAGTAGGTGCAGGGAACGTTACTGGtgctggagagagagagaggtggcaGATGAGGCACCTTCTCAGCAGAAGAGCTTTGCTTAgaatgagagagggtgagagggagagggagagagagagggagagggagacctTTTGGGAACATATGGAATTTAACAGGCTTCATAGATCTGAGAGGGCAAGCTCAGAGAGATTGGCTGCGATTCGAGAAAGAGTGGCTAGCATGGAAGGAATGATCGAAGCTTTAACTGGTCAGTCTAGAAATTCAAATGCACACCCCGTTAGTACCAGCACTAATGTCCCCGCGGAGGAGCAAGCTGTTCAAGGGGCAACTAGGATTGCTGTGTCAGAGGATAGGCCTTCCGTATCAAGCACAAATGCCATCATACAGACAGGAAGCACGGAACAGGATTCAGGGAGGTCTTCTTCTCCACAAAGGAGACCAACTGGTGCATCTCCTTCCTTGGATGTAGATGGGGAATTGCTTCATATCAGGAAAAGGAGGAGGCTTAACTAG